The segment AGTTGGCCTCGCCGTAGACGCGCAGGCGATGCAGGGTGCTGCGGGCCACATACTCGCCGTCCAGCGCGTAGCTTTCGGTCTCGGTGTTGCCGCGGGTCATGGTGGCGCCGGCCTGTAGGCGCAGCGTCTGCTCCACGGTCGGCGCTGCCGGGGGCGGGTTGATGGCGGCAAGCCGAGCTTCGGCCAGGCTCCGCTCAGCGCCGTTGCTCTGCAGTCGCAGTTCGCCATCGGCGTCCTTTTGCAGGCGGCCCTCGGCGAGTTCGCCGTCCTGGAGCTGTACCCGCACCGTATCGTCGGTGCGCAGTTCCAGCACCTGCGCCCAGGGCAGTTCCAGGGTGCCGCCGTAGGCTGTTTCAAAACGCAGGGTGCCGGCCTCCAGGGCCTGCACGGTGCCGCTGAGGCGGTCGCCGTTCTGCAATATGACCAGATCCGCTTGGGCCTGGAAGGTGGCAAGGCTGAGGGCACATGTGGTCAGGGTCTTCTTGACGCTCACGTAGGCTCCCGAAGTTGCGATGGGTTTTATGGTTGACAGCGTCCGAAGGCACGGGTTGGAATCCGTGCGGCCGGGGAAAGTCGCGGGCTGTGCCGCGGCCGGCGTGGGCGCTGGAGGGGAGTCAGCTTATGCGAAAGAGGCGCGGGTGGGCAAAAAATGAGCAGGATCATGCCGGGACGCACTAGCCAGCTGGCCTTCGATTTCGCCTGGGACGCGCATCTGAGCCTGGAAGACTTCCGGACGGGTGCCAATGGCGAAGTGCTGGAGGCGATACGGGCCTTGTGTGCGGGTTCGAGCGCGGCCAGCGTGTACCTGTTCGGGGGCCGGGGGCTGGGCAAGACTCACCTGTTGCAGGGCGCCTGCCGGCTGGCCTCGGAGCAGGGTCAGACCGTGGCTTATCTGCCCCTGCGCCGTGCTGTGGCGTGGCCGGTGCAGGCGGCGGAGGGGCTGGAACGCATGGATCTGGTGGCCGTGGACGATGCCCAGGCGCTGCGCGGTCACCGGGCGTGGCAGGAGGCCCTTTTCCACCTCTACAACCGCCTGCGCGAGCAGGGCGGGCGATTGTTGCTGGCCGGCGAGCTGCGCCCGGCGGAGCTGGGCTTGGAATTGGCCGATCTGGTTTCGCGACTGCAGTGGGGGCTGACGCTGCGCCTGCAGGAGCTGGATGATGCCGACAAGGCGGCATTGCTCTCCCGGCGCGCGGCGGGCCGGGGGCTGGAGCTGTCGGAAGAACTGGGTGCCTATCTGCTGGCCCATTATCGCCGCGACATGCCGGGCCTGTTCGCGCTGCTGGACCGCCTGGATGCCGCCTCGCTGGCGGAGCAGCGCCGCCTCACCGTGCCGTTTGTGAAGCAGGTGCTCGGCGATGGTCGTGAGGGTTGGTCCGGCCCCCTGTAGGCGCGGCGTGTCGTTACTGTGACCTGTTGTCTCTTCAGGCGGGCCTGGGCTTGCTGCGAACGAACAGAATGGCGCTGACGAAATAACCGCCGCTGAGCAGGATTTCGAGGCCACCAAGCAGGGGCTGGCCGCTGGCCGCCGCCGCGACACCGTGGCAGAAGTACACCAGGACCAGCATGGAGCTCCAGGCCGCGGTATAGCGCCGGCCGCGCAGCAGGCCCCGCAGCGGCAGCAGCAGCGGCCCCACCAGCAGAATCAGCCACGGCGCGCGCAGCGCCGGCTCCGGCGGCGCCAGCCACACGCCCCACAGCATCAGCAGCACGAACAGGCCCAGCCACTGGGCCAGGGAAAGCCTCTGCCAGAGCAGCGCGCGGCTCATGCGCGGCCCCGCTTGAGTTCCAGCGCGAGCTGCGCGACCCGGCGGCCCAGGGCCAGGCACAGGGTGCGCTCATCATCGCTGACTGGCTGATCGCTGCGGGCGCCCGCCACATGGCTGGCACCGTAGGGCGTGCCCCCGGTGCGGGTATTGTTCAGAGCCGGTTCGGTATAGGGCAGCCCGGTGAGCAGCATGCCGTGATGGAGCAGGGGCAGCAGCATGGTGATCAGGGTCGTTTCCTGGCCTCCGTGCAGGCTGGCCGTGGAGGTGAAGGCCGCGGCCGGCTTGCCGCTCAGGGTGCCCTTGAGCCACAGGCCACTGGTGCCGTCGATGAAGTATTTCAGGGGGGCGGCCATATTGGCGAAGCGAGTGGGGCTGCCCAGAATGAGCCCATCGCAGGCTTCCAGATCGGCCAGCTCCGCGTAGGGCGGGCCGGATTCAGGCACCGCCGGCATGCTCGCCTCGCAAGCCGCCGAGACCGGCGGCACCGTGCGCAGCCGTGCCGCCATGCCGTCCACTTCCTCGACGCCGCGACAGATCAGCTCGGCCAGGCGCGCCGTGGCACCGAAGCGGCTGTAATAGAGAACCAGAATCTCGCCCATGGCGCGCTCCCGTGAAATGCCCCCACTACCACCCTGCGGGAGCGGGATGGTTAAAGGATATCCAGCACCCGCTCCGGGGGGCGCCCCAGCGCGGCGCGGGCGCCGTGGACCACAATGGGACGCTCGATCAGCCGAGGGTTGCGCACCATGGCCTGGATCAGTTCCTCGCGGCTAAGGTCGGGGTGATCCAATCCCAGCTCCTGGTACTCGGCTTCCTTGCGGCGCATCAGCGCCCGGGGCTCCAGATCCAGCAGCTGCAACAGCTGATCCAGTTCCGCTTCGCTGGGCGGGGTGTCCAGGTAACGCACGACTTCCGGTTGCAGCCCGCGCTCTTCCAGCAGCTGCAGGGTCTGTCGAGACTTGGAACAACGCGGGTTGTGATAGATCCGTAGCGTCATCATGACTCCTCGGGTATCCGTTTTGTGGGAGTAAAACTGCACGCATTGTATCCTAGGGCGAACACGAATAATTCCCCGGGATCACGCCGGGGCATGGGGCGGTGTATGACACGGGGCGGGTACGATGTCCGGCGACTGAAGGAGCGCGCCGCCTGGCTGGGCGGGTTCTTTTTCTACATCGGCCGGCGCTTCGGCCAGGATCAGTGCATTCGTCACGCCACGGCCCTGGCCTACACCACGCTGCTCTCCCTGGTGCCCTTGCTCACCGTCAGCTTCGCGGTGCTGTCCGCCTTTCCCGTGTTCGACGACATCAGCGCCCAGGTGCAGGCCTTTCTGTTCGATAACCTGGTGCCCGCCACCGGCGATATGGTGTTCGATTACATCCAGCGTTTCATGGGGCAGACCGGCGGGCTCACCGCGGTGGGCACGCTGGGGCTGGTGGTGGCGGCCCTGCTGATGATCTCCACCATCGACAAGGCCCTCAACGATATTTGGCGAATCAGCGACCGGCGCCGGCCGGTACAGGGCTTTCTGGTGTACTGGACGGTGCTCACGCTCTCGCCGGTGTTTCTGGGCGCCAGTGTGGCGATCAGCTCCTATCTGCTCGGGGACTGGGCCGAACTGGTGGAATTATCGGGTCTGCGCCAATGGCTGTTGGCTGTGCTGCCGTTCCTCGCCGAGTGGCTGGGCTTGATGCTGCTCTACACGGTGGTGCCGAACCGGCGCGTGCCCCTGGTGCACGCGGCGCTGGGGGCACTGGTGGCGGCGATACTCTTCGAGCTCGCCAAGGCGGTATTCGCCCTCTATGTGCGCTCGGTGCCCGCCTACGAGGTGATCTACGGCGCGCTGGCCGCCGTGCCCCTGTTCCTGGTGTGGTTGTACGTGAGCTGGGTGGTGGTGCTGGTGGGTGCGGAGTTCACCCAAGGCCTGAGCAGCTATCGGGAGTCCCGTCGCGGCGGTCTGGCCGATCCACAGCAGGCCCTGTTGCTGGCGGCGCGCCTGATAGGGCATCTCTGGCATGCCCAGCAACGGGGTCGCACGCTGCAGCGGCGTGATCTGCACCGGCTGGAACCGCGGCTGGGCGAACTGGCCCTGCAGCAGGCGCTGGCCGAGATGGAATACGCCCACCTGGTGGTGCGAGCCCAGGGCGGTGGCTGGACCTTGCTGCGCGATCCGCACGATTTCACCTTGCTGGATCTTTACCGCAGCGGCCCCTATCTGCTGCCCCACGACCTGACCGACGGCCATGACGCCTGGGACCGCTCCTTGGGCGGCGCGCTGGGGCAGGCGGCCCGTGGTGTGGAGCAGGGGCTGGGGGTGACGCTCGCGCAGCTGTTGGCGGAAGATGTGGCGGAGAACGGGGAGGGTGCGCAATGACCGAAGGCAGACGTTACAGCATCCGCGGCCGCGTGCAGGGTGTGTACTTCCGCGCCGCGACGCGAGAACAGGCGCTGGCGCTGGGCTTGGTGGGGCAGGCCCGCAACTGCCCGGATGGGCGCGTGGAGGCCCAGGCTTGGGGCGAGGCATCGGCGCTGGATGCCCTGGGCCGTTGGTTGTGGCAGGGGCCGCCGATGGCGCGGGTCGAGGAGGTGCGGGAGGCGCCCGCGGAGGGGCCCGCGCCCGAGGGGTTCCGCATTGCCTGAAGCCCTGAAGAGGGGGCTTTTGCTTTACCACGGGCACGGATCGTGGAAACATATGCCCCTTTCGGGCGGGGGCCGTGCAGGGTCACGCTGGCCCGTAGCACACTGCAAGCAGCCGAGAGGAAGTCGATGAGAGCCAAGAGCTTGATGTTGGGGGGGCTGGGCCTGATGCTCGCGCTGTCCGGGACGGCATATGCCCAGGGTGATGCCGAGGCGGGTGAGCGCAAGGCGACGGCTTGCATGGGTTGCCACGGTGTGGACGGCTACCGCAACGCGTATCCGGCTTATCGTGTGCCCAGGATCGGCGGCCAGCACGGCGATTATCTGGTGGCCGCGCTCAAGCAATACCAGGCCGGTGAGCGGGCGCACAGCACCATGCACGCCCAGGCCGAAGAGCTGAGCGATCAGGATATCCAGGATATCGCCGCTTACTTCGCGCGGCAGAAGCAGTAATGGGGGCTGGAATGATGAAACGCGGGATTACCCTCCTGGGCGGCCTGCTTCTGGCGGCCATGGCGCTGCCGGCCGCGGCGGTGGAACTGGGCGACGCCGAACGTGGCGCCGAACTGGCCGGCACCTGCCAGGCCTGTCACGGCCCGACCGGCAATGCCGACAACCCGGCCTTTCCGCGCCTGGCGGGGCAGCATGCCGATTACCTGGCGGCGGCCCTGCGCCAGTACCAGAACGGTGAGCGCAGCAATGCCATCATGCAGGGCATCGTCAGCGGATTGTCCAAGCAGGACATGCGCGATCTGGCGGCCTACTTCTCCGGACAGCAAGGCGATCTGTACACTCCTGAGCGCTGAGCGCCCGGCGTGCATGGGTTTCTTGAAAAGCGCCCGCGGGCGCTTTTTTCATTGCCGACGACGCGTGCCGCGGGAGGGCATATGCCATGCAAGCACTGATTCTGCTGGCCCACGGCAGCCGCCGGGCCGAATCCAACCGGGAAGTGCAGGCCATGGCCGAGCAGCTGGCCGCCCGGCTGCCGGGCTTTCGGGTGAGCGCCGCCTTTCTGGAGCTGAGCGCGCCGGATATCGCCACCGCCATCGACCGGGCGGTGGCGCAGGGCGCGGGGCGGGTGCTGCTGCTGCCCTATTTCCTCGCCGCCGGTCGCCACGTGGTGGAGGATATTCCGGCGATCGTCGAGGAGCGCCGGACACACTACGCCGAGGTGGAAATGCTGTTGTTGCCCTATCTGGGGGCCGCCCCAGGGATGGCGGATTTTCTGGCGGCGCTGGTGCCTACATCTCCTTGAGCATCGCCGCATAACCTTCCCGGTAAGACGGATACCTGAAGCGATAGCCGCTGGCGCGCAGCTTGTCGTTGCGGCAACGCTTGCTGCCCGCGCGAAAGCCGCCGGCCCCGACGTTTCGGCGTGGCGGTTGGGGCAGACCCAGTTGCTCCGCCAGCCAATCCATGAGCTCGCACTGGGTGCATGGCGCGTCATCCACCGCCAGGTACACGCCCGGTGTGATGCGCGCCGCGCCAAGATGCGCCAGCACCCCTACGCAGTCTGCCTGGTGAATGCGGTTGCTCCACGCGGGGGGGTGCGCGGTGCAAGCCTCGCCATGGCGGACCTTGTCGATCATGCGGGTGCGGCCCGGGCCGTAGATGCCGCCAAAACGCACCACCACGCTCTCCCCGGCCCATCCCAGGGCGATGTGCTCGGCCTCCAGCATGCGCTGCCCGGAAAAGCCGGTCGGTTCCGTGGGGCTGCTCTCGTCCACCTCGCGGCCATCGCTTTGCCCATAGACGCTGGTGCTGGAGACGAACACCAGGCGCCCGTCGGGATTCGGCAGGGCCGCCAGCAGGTTCCGCAGGCCGTGCACGTAGGCTCGCTGGTAGGCGGTATCGTCGTAGGCGCCGGGGGTGGCGATGTAGTAGATGCGGTCCAGTGCCTCGGGCAGGGCGGGCAGACTGGCCGGATCGGCCAGATCGCCGGCGAGGGGGCGAATGGGCTCGGGAATGCGCTCGGCGCGACGGCGCAGGCCCCACACGGTGTGGCCCGCTTCGCTCAATTCCCGCCCCAGCGCCGTACCCAGCTTGCCGCAACCGGCGATCAATATTCGTTCCGTGCTCATGTGCCTCGGCTCCTGGGCTAGAATGGCCCGATTTTTCGCATGGGGGACACAGTATGACCGCAAGGCGCATGGCGCGCATGCGTGCCACCCTGGATCGGCGTCAGCCGGATCTGCGGGTGCTGATGGATCAGGTGCACAAGCCGCACAATATCTCCGCGATTCTGCGCACCTGCGATGCCGTGGGTGTTTGGCAGGCCCACGCCGTGTGGCCGGGGGTAGAGCGCTTCCGGGCGCGTGCTCATTCCTCCGCCGGCACGGGGCAGTGGGTGAAGACCGTGGCGCATCCGGATATCGCCGAGGGCATCGGTTCCCTGCAGCGCGAAGGCTTTCGCATCTACGCCGCGCATCTGTCCGAGCGCGCCGTGGATTTTCGCCGCGTGGACTACACCCGGCCCTGCGCGGTCCTGCTGGGGGCGGAGTTGCACGGGGTGAGCGATACCGCGGCGGAGCTGGTGGATGAGCACGTGATCATCCCCATGGCGGGGCTGGGGGCCTCGCTGAACGTGTCGGTGGCGGCGGCGGTGATTCTCTTCGAGGCTCAGCGCCAGCGGGAGGCGGCGGGCCTGTACCAGCAGTGCCGGCTGGAGTCGGATGTGTATGAGCGCACCCTGTTCGAATGGCTGCATCCGAAGATCGCGGCGCGCTGCCGCGAGCGGGGTGAGCCCTATCTGCCCATCGACGAGGACGGCGATCTGCGGCGTCGCCCCTGAACGGGCGGCCTATTGGACATACCAGCGCCGGTCCATGGCCCGGTATACCCGCTCGGCGTACCAGGTCTTGCCCAGGCTGCCGTTGTAGCGGGCCAGCGCCCGGGTGAGGTTGCCTTTCTCCCGGTCCAGGTAGTGACGCAGGATGGTGCAGCCGAAGCGCAGATTGGTCTCGATGTGGAAGAGGTTGTCCTCCGGCCGGCCGATCTCCTTGAGCCAGAAGGGCATGATCTGCATCAGTCCCCGGGCCCCGGCGGAGGAGATGGCGTAGCGCTGGAAATTGCTCTCCACCTCGATCACCGCCAGCACCAGCTCCGGGGGCAGTTCGGCACGGGTGGCCTCACGGTGCACCAGGCGCAGCAACTCCAGGCGCTGGTGGATATCGGGCACCTTGCGCGCCAGGCGGGCGGCCATATCGGTGAGCCACACTTCGGCCACATAGCGGTTCTCGAAGCTCTCACCGCTGTTGACCGCCTGGATCAGCGCCTCGCGCAGGCGCTGATCCACGTCGCTCTGGGCAAGCGGGGCCTGCGCCGCGGCCAGCAGAACCGCGGCGAACAGGGGCTTGAGCAGGCGAGTGGGCATCCGGGGCATGTTCTTGGTGTTGTCGGCCGGTTCCGCCGGTCAGTTTAGCCTTTCGCGTCGGCCAGCGCTGCCAGCAGAAACTCCAGCGCGCCGTCCGCCGGAACGTCGCGGTTCTCGCTGTCGGTGCGCGCGCGGTATTCCAGCGTGCCGGCCTCCAGGCCCCGGGGGCTGATGACCAGACGGTGAGGGATGCCGATCAGCTCCATATCCGCGAACTTCACCCCGGGGCGCGCATCACGCTCGTCCCAGAGCACGTCCACGCCGGCTTCCTGGAGCTGCGCGTAGAGCTGCTCGGAAGCCTCGGCCACCGCGGCGGACTTGTCCATCTGCAGGGAGATCAGCGCCACCTGGAAGGGGGCGATGGGCAAGGGCCAGACGATGCCGCGCTCGTCGTGGTTCTGCTCGATGGCGGCGGCCACCACCCGGGACACCCCGATGCCGTAGCAGCCCATGATCAGCGGCTGGGCACGGCCCTGCTCATCGAGCACGGTCGCCCCCATGGCCTCACTGTATTTGCGGCCCAGCTGGAAGATGTGGCCCACCTCGATGCCGCGGGTGATGCGCAGCCGGCCCTGGCCGTCGGGGCTGGGGTCGCCGTCGCGCACTTCGCGCAGATCCACGGTCTCGGGCTCGGGCAGGTCCCGACCCCAGTTGACGCCGCGCAGGTGCTGCCCCTGGCGGTTGGCGCCGCAGATGAAATCCGCCAGCGCCGCGGCGGCGTGATCCACCAGCAAGGGGATTTCCAGGCCCACCGGGCCGACCGAGCCGGGTTCGGTGCCGGTGGCGGCCCGCACTTCCTCGGGGGTGGCCATGCGCAGGGGCGCTTCGATGGCGGGGTGTTTCTCCGCCTTGATCTCGTTGAGCTGATGATCGCCGCGCAGCACCAGGGCGACGAAGCCGCCTTCGGCGCCGGCCACCACCAGGGTCTTCACGGTCTGGGCCGCGGGCACGTCCAGATGGCGGCTGACCTCCTCGATGCTGCGCTGGGTGGGCGTGTCCACTGGCTCCATGGCCTGGCTGGCCGCCGGGCGGGGCTCGGCCGGGGGCAGGGCTTCGGCGCGCTCCACGTTGGCGGCGTAGTCGCTGGCGTCCGAGATGGCCAGTGCGTCCTCGCCGGAGTCGGCCAGTACGTGGAATTCATGGGAGACCGCGCCGCCGATGTTGCCGCTGTCGGCCACCACCGGGCGGAAATGCAAGCCCAGGCGCTGGAAGATGCGGGTATAGGCTTCGTGCATGCGCTGGTAGGTTTCCTCCAGCGAGGCCTGCTCCAGATGGAAGGAGTAGGCGTCCTTCATCATGAATTCCCGCGCCCGCATTACCCCGAAGCGGGGTCGGATCTCGTCGCGGAACTTGGTCTGTATCTGGTAGTAGTTCACCGGCAGCTGCTTGTAGCTCTTGAACTCCCGGCGGACGATGTCAGTGATGACCTCTTCATGGGTGGGGCCCAGGCAGAAGGGGCGCTCGTGGCGATCCTGCACCCGCAGCAGCTCCGCGCCGTACTGCTCCCAGCGGCCGGATTCCTCCCACAATTCCGCGGGTTGCACCACGGGCATCAGCAGCTCCAGGGCACCCGCCCGGTCCATTTCCTCGCGCACCACGCGCTCTACCTTGCGCAGCACCCGCAGGCCCAGGGGCAGCCAGCTGTACAGGCCGCTGGCGAGTCTTTGAATCAGGCCCGCGCGCAGCATCAGCTGATGGCTGATGATCTCGGCGTCGGCGGGGGTTTCCTTGCTGGTGAAAAGCGGGAAGCGGGATGCGCGCATGAACTGGCTCCGTACCTGTTCCGGGGGCTGGGTGCGAAACTTTAAGCGCTACGGGGGGAACTTGAAAGCCGCGCGCCGCCGCGCCGCCGCCCGTAGGCACCGGCTGGCGCGCTCACAGCCAAGGCGCGCCAGCCGGGCAAAGGTCCGAGGGGCCTGATCGGCGGCGGCTCAAGCGCAGTTCTCATCGATATAGGCCTGGGCCTGGTCGATGCGCTGCTGGCGCTGCTCATCATCGAAATAGGTGATCTCGCCATCGTCGGTCCGGAAGCGGCGATGGGTGGGCTCCTGAAGCACTGCCAGGTTCTTGCGGGCGATGGCGCAGTTCTCTTGCAGCTGGGCACGGCGGGCTGCCTCGGCTTCTTTTTCGGCGGCAGTGCGCCGCTGCTCGCCGCCGCTCTCATCCTTGGCTTGCGTCGGCTCGCTTTTTTCCTGCCTGGGCGCGGGCGGGGCGGCGCGCAGCTTGATGCGGTCCGCCTGGCCCTGTTTCGGCGGCTGGGAGCCGTAGTGCACCTGGCCGTTCTCGTCGGTCCATTTATAGACCTGGGCGGTGGCGAGCAGGGGGAGCGCGAGCAGGATCGCGGTGAGCAGCGTTTTCAGATCGGGCATGGGGTGGCTCCTTGTTGTTTGTGCC is part of the Alkalilimnicola sp. S0819 genome and harbors:
- the hda gene encoding DnaA regulatory inactivator Hda, whose product is MPGRTSQLAFDFAWDAHLSLEDFRTGANGEVLEAIRALCAGSSAASVYLFGGRGLGKTHLLQGACRLASEQGQTVAYLPLRRAVAWPVQAAEGLERMDLVAVDDAQALRGHRAWQEALFHLYNRLREQGGRLLLAGELRPAELGLELADLVSRLQWGLTLRLQELDDADKAALLSRRAAGRGLELSEELGAYLLAHYRRDMPGLFALLDRLDAASLAEQRRLTVPFVKQVLGDGREGWSGPL
- a CDS encoding DUF2069 domain-containing protein, which produces MSRALLWQRLSLAQWLGLFVLLMLWGVWLAPPEPALRAPWLILLVGPLLLPLRGLLRGRRYTAAWSSMLVLVYFCHGVAAAASGQPLLGGLEILLSGGYFVSAILFVRSKPRPA
- the wrbA gene encoding NAD(P)H:quinone oxidoreductase: MGEILVLYYSRFGATARLAELICRGVEEVDGMAARLRTVPPVSAACEASMPAVPESGPPYAELADLEACDGLILGSPTRFANMAAPLKYFIDGTSGLWLKGTLSGKPAAAFTSTASLHGGQETTLITMLLPLLHHGMLLTGLPYTEPALNNTRTGGTPYGASHVAGARSDQPVSDDERTLCLALGRRVAQLALELKRGRA
- the arsC gene encoding arsenate reductase (glutaredoxin) (This arsenate reductase requires both glutathione and glutaredoxin to convert arsenate to arsenite, after which the efflux transporter formed by ArsA and ArsB can extrude the arsenite from the cell, providing resistance.) produces the protein MMTLRIYHNPRCSKSRQTLQLLEERGLQPEVVRYLDTPPSEAELDQLLQLLDLEPRALMRRKEAEYQELGLDHPDLSREELIQAMVRNPRLIERPIVVHGARAALGRPPERVLDIL
- a CDS encoding virulence factor BrkB family protein codes for the protein MTRGGYDVRRLKERAAWLGGFFFYIGRRFGQDQCIRHATALAYTTLLSLVPLLTVSFAVLSAFPVFDDISAQVQAFLFDNLVPATGDMVFDYIQRFMGQTGGLTAVGTLGLVVAALLMISTIDKALNDIWRISDRRRPVQGFLVYWTVLTLSPVFLGASVAISSYLLGDWAELVELSGLRQWLLAVLPFLAEWLGLMLLYTVVPNRRVPLVHAALGALVAAILFELAKAVFALYVRSVPAYEVIYGALAAVPLFLVWLYVSWVVVLVGAEFTQGLSSYRESRRGGLADPQQALLLAARLIGHLWHAQQRGRTLQRRDLHRLEPRLGELALQQALAEMEYAHLVVRAQGGGWTLLRDPHDFTLLDLYRSGPYLLPHDLTDGHDAWDRSLGGALGQAARGVEQGLGVTLAQLLAEDVAENGEGAQ
- a CDS encoding acylphosphatase, with the translated sequence MTEGRRYSIRGRVQGVYFRAATREQALALGLVGQARNCPDGRVEAQAWGEASALDALGRWLWQGPPMARVEEVREAPAEGPAPEGFRIA
- a CDS encoding c-type cytochrome, with amino-acid sequence MRAKSLMLGGLGLMLALSGTAYAQGDAEAGERKATACMGCHGVDGYRNAYPAYRVPRIGGQHGDYLVAALKQYQAGERAHSTMHAQAEELSDQDIQDIAAYFARQKQ
- a CDS encoding c-type cytochrome produces the protein MMKRGITLLGGLLLAAMALPAAAVELGDAERGAELAGTCQACHGPTGNADNPAFPRLAGQHADYLAAALRQYQNGERSNAIMQGIVSGLSKQDMRDLAAYFSGQQGDLYTPER
- a CDS encoding sirohydrochlorin chelatase; the protein is MQALILLAHGSRRAESNREVQAMAEQLAARLPGFRVSAAFLELSAPDIATAIDRAVAQGAGRVLLLPYFLAAGRHVVEDIPAIVEERRTHYAEVEMLLLPYLGAAPGMADFLAALVPTSP
- a CDS encoding SDR family oxidoreductase; the encoded protein is MSTERILIAGCGKLGTALGRELSEAGHTVWGLRRRAERIPEPIRPLAGDLADPASLPALPEALDRIYYIATPGAYDDTAYQRAYVHGLRNLLAALPNPDGRLVFVSSTSVYGQSDGREVDESSPTEPTGFSGQRMLEAEHIALGWAGESVVVRFGGIYGPGRTRMIDKVRHGEACTAHPPAWSNRIHQADCVGVLAHLGAARITPGVYLAVDDAPCTQCELMDWLAEQLGLPQPPRRNVGAGGFRAGSKRCRNDKLRASGYRFRYPSYREGYAAMLKEM
- the trmH gene encoding tRNA (guanosine(18)-2'-O)-methyltransferase TrmH; this translates as MTARRMARMRATLDRRQPDLRVLMDQVHKPHNISAILRTCDAVGVWQAHAVWPGVERFRARAHSSAGTGQWVKTVAHPDIAEGIGSLQREGFRIYAAHLSERAVDFRRVDYTRPCAVLLGAELHGVSDTAAELVDEHVIIPMAGLGASLNVSVAAAVILFEAQRQREAAGLYQQCRLESDVYERTLFEWLHPKIAARCRERGEPYLPIDEDGDLRRRP
- a CDS encoding lytic transglycosylase domain-containing protein; this encodes MPTRLLKPLFAAVLLAAAQAPLAQSDVDQRLREALIQAVNSGESFENRYVAEVWLTDMAARLARKVPDIHQRLELLRLVHREATRAELPPELVLAVIEVESNFQRYAISSAGARGLMQIMPFWLKEIGRPEDNLFHIETNLRFGCTILRHYLDREKGNLTRALARYNGSLGKTWYAERVYRAMDRRWYVQ
- a CDS encoding proline--tRNA ligase: MRASRFPLFTSKETPADAEIISHQLMLRAGLIQRLASGLYSWLPLGLRVLRKVERVVREEMDRAGALELLMPVVQPAELWEESGRWEQYGAELLRVQDRHERPFCLGPTHEEVITDIVRREFKSYKQLPVNYYQIQTKFRDEIRPRFGVMRAREFMMKDAYSFHLEQASLEETYQRMHEAYTRIFQRLGLHFRPVVADSGNIGGAVSHEFHVLADSGEDALAISDASDYAANVERAEALPPAEPRPAASQAMEPVDTPTQRSIEEVSRHLDVPAAQTVKTLVVAGAEGGFVALVLRGDHQLNEIKAEKHPAIEAPLRMATPEEVRAATGTEPGSVGPVGLEIPLLVDHAAAALADFICGANRQGQHLRGVNWGRDLPEPETVDLREVRDGDPSPDGQGRLRITRGIEVGHIFQLGRKYSEAMGATVLDEQGRAQPLIMGCYGIGVSRVVAAAIEQNHDERGIVWPLPIAPFQVALISLQMDKSAAVAEASEQLYAQLQEAGVDVLWDERDARPGVKFADMELIGIPHRLVISPRGLEAGTLEYRARTDSENRDVPADGALEFLLAALADAKG
- a CDS encoding DUF4124 domain-containing protein; its protein translation is MPDLKTLLTAILLALPLLATAQVYKWTDENGQVHYGSQPPKQGQADRIKLRAAPPAPRQEKSEPTQAKDESGGEQRRTAAEKEAEAARRAQLQENCAIARKNLAVLQEPTHRRFRTDDGEITYFDDEQRQQRIDQAQAYIDENCA